The genomic segment CTGAAGAATTACGTCAGACGTGGACGACCTATGAACTCGCAGTCCGGGACTGGAAGGACAAAAAACGTCAACACGAAAAAGCTCAATCCCTATATGACCTCATGTACCGGATGTATCAATTCCAGTCGACCGATAATGACACGCATGAAATCGTCTGGACATTCGGCATGCTCCATTGGCCTTTGCACTACATACAACGCCCCTTGTTCGCTCGTCCTGCCGTGATTGAGTTCGATACGGAAAAAAGCGTCTTCCGAATCGAGACGACACCGACGCCTGCAAAACTTGAACTCGATATGTTGCACTGGGATTCGGTCTGGATGAAGGCTGAACTTTCACAGTATGAACTCGACTTCAAGGAAGACCATGCCTTTGATTTCAATCCATGGAGCACAGACGAGGTGCAAGAACGAAGCGAACAAGTATTACGCCTGTTACACGCGGATCATGCCTATGGTCAAGAAGCTGATGTCTATGTCATGCCAAGCGTCCGACTTTATCGTCGTCCAAAATCAAATCACGGCTGGGTCGAAGAACACGAACAACTGGCACAAGCCATCGAGGAAGAGTTGCCGATTTCTCCTGCACTCGAACAATTTTTCACATCGAATGATGAGGAGATTGCGGCACTCGATCAACAGGACCGCCCACAATGGACGGCGGTCGGGGAAGAAATCCTGTTCCCGCTCCCCTACAACGAAGAACAAAAGCGGATTTTGCAACAGTTGAGCAACAATGCAGGCGTCGTCGTCCAAGGACCTCCCGGGACAGGGAAAAGTCATACGATTTCGAATCTCATCTCGCATTTGCTCGCCCACGGAAAACGCGTCCTCGTCACGAGTGAAAAAGAACATGCCTTGACCGTTCTGCGTGATAAGTTACCTGCTGAAATCCGTGAACTTGCCGTCTCTGTACTTGGGGCTGACTCAAAGACCATCAAGCAGACCGAGACTTCTCTCCACGGGATATCAACGTATCTTAACAAGACATCCGCCGAAGAACTTGCACAGCAGTCGACGACGATTCGTGCGCACCTTGAATCGATTCGACGGGATATCGCAAAAACACGACGGGCGATGATTGATCAAGCCGTCCTCGAGCACGAGAGTCTCGCAATCGGAGGCGAAACGAAAACACCTCTCGAATGGGCAAAATGGGTCAGTCAATCCCAGGCGCAGACACTGGTTCCGACGCCAATCTTGACGGAAACGATTCCGCTCAGCGCACCAGACATTCAGGAACTTTATGCTTTGATGCAAGACCAAGAAGCACTTGCTGAATTGAAGGTCCTTGGGCGCCGTCCAGCGCGAACGGCATTCTCGGAACCACTCCGCTTTGAAGAACTCGCCCAAGAAGTGGCGACCTTACGCGCGCTCGAAGCAGAAGCAGCCCCTGTTGATTGGATGCGCCCTGCGTCAGAAGAGACGAAGGTGCAGACGCTCGACTGGTTACACCAAGCTTCTACAACGTATCCGACACTTGAATCTTGGACACATACTTTGTATCGCCACTGGCTAGCCCATCCGTCTGACGCAGAAGATTTGGAGCGAGAACGTGCCCAATTCGAACAGACATTACGTGAAATCGAACGACTCGAGCGGACCGTCTCACTGCATGACTTCTCACTTCCGACGACGGACGTCGACCTCTTCTCGCTCGCGACCGAACTCGTTCCGCTCTTTGAAGCAAATAAAGTCAACGGGATGTTTTTTAAATGGACGAAACGGAAGAACTATACCGTCATCCTCGACGAGGTGACGATTGACGGAAAAAAAGTTACGCAGTCAGCAGATGTCGCGCTGTTACTTGAACACCTGACCTATACGGAAGAGTTACGAAAACTCGAGCGGACGTTCACCCACCGATTTGCTCACCATGCCATCGAGATTCCAGTCGTTTCTTTAACGACATATCGGAAGGCGCTTGACGTCATCCGTAAGCTCGACACAGTGCTTAATCACTTCAAAGAAGTCGTCCGTCCGCTACAAGCAGTCTACGCGACAGCAACATTTTCGTACGAGCAGGACTGGTTGACGGCACAAACACATGCCCTCGAAGTCTTATTCCGTCTCAAACGGCTCGATGCACTAGATCAACAACAGCAAGGCTGGCTCGCAACACTCGAGAATACCGAATTCACGCACCCGATCACGGCACGGTTGACGCAAGCGATTCGTGCATGGGATGCGTCACAGTATACGGAAGTCTACGAAGAGCTCAGACGCATAGAGACGAACGAACATCGTGCGAGTCGGCTGCAGGAACTCAGCGGCCTGCTCGAACAGGCTGCCCCGAACTGGGTGACGGCACTGCGAACAAACAGTGCCCCGACCTTCCACGCCCTCGAGCTGCGTGACGCCTGGCACCTTGCCTACGTCAAGAGCCGCCTCGACGATTTGAGTGACGCCGATGAGCGGGATCAGTTGTATCGTTTGGAACAAGAAGAAGGTCAGACCGTCGCTCGCCTCTGTGCGACACTCGCTTGGAAGGAACAACTTAAACGGATGACCCCTTCGAAGCAGGAACAACTCAACAGTTGGGCGACCTTGATTCGTAAGGTCGGGAAAGGAACAGGGAAACACGCCTCCCGTTACCGAAAGGAAGCGGCCAAACAAATGATGCAGGCGCAGGATGCGATTCCCGTTTGGATCATGCCCGTCAACCGTGTCCTTGAATCGTTCAAGGCGGCGAGTGATTTGTTCGACGTCATCATCTTTGATGAGAGTTCACAAAGCACGATGGATGCCATCTCGCTCCTGTCACGGGCACGTAAAGCGATCATCGTCGGCGATGATCGTCAAATCAGTCCGACAAGTTTTGATAACCGGGATAACGTCGAAGAGAAACGGAAAACTTATTTCGGGGACGACCCAACGATGACGCTGTTCGATGGGACGAGTAGTTTGTATTCGCTGGCCTCGGTCAAGTTCAGTACGAAAGTCGGCTTACGGGAACACTTCCGCTGTGTACCGGAAATTATCGGCTTCAGCAATGCCCACGTCTATGAAGGAACGATTGTCCCGCTTCGTCTGCCGCAACGCGCGGAACGGCTCAACCCCGCCGTCAAAAGTCACTTCGTCAGTGACGGTTATGTCGACGAACGGACGACGGATAAAATCAATTTACCGGAAGCACGCGCCATCGTCGCGGAACTGAAGCAGATGATGCAGGACCCGCTTTACGCAGAGCGGACGTTTGGTGTCGTCTCTTTACTCGGAAACGCCCAAGCGAACCAAATCGAACGGATCGCGACGGCTGAAATCGGAATCGAGACATTGATGCAACACCACGTCCGCTTCGGGGATGCCTATACGTTCCAAGGAGACGAGCGTGACGTCATGCTTCTCTCAATGGTCGTCGCTCCGAATAAACGTTTCATGGCGATGACGAAGGAAACGGACAGTCAACGTTTTAATGTCGCAGCGAGTCGTGCCCGTGATCAGATGATTCTGTTCCATTCGGTCTCGTTGAACGATATCGGAAATAGCAACTGCATGCGTTATAAATTACTTGGTTATTGTCAAAATCCACTCGGTGACCAAGCTTCACTCGAGAGTATCAAACATCGTTTCGACTCTCCGTTCGAAGAAGCGGTCTACCGTCGCCTCGTCGCCCGTGGCTATCTCGTCACGCCACAAGTCCAAGTCAATGGCTACCGGATCGACCTCGTCGTCGAAGGCGAACACAATCGTCTTGCCGTCGAATGTGATGGCGAACGTTGGCATGGACCGGATGCGTATGAAGCAGACATGTTCCGACAAAAAGTCTTGGAGCGGGCGGGCTGGAACTTCTGGCGTGTCCGTGGCCGTCATTTCTATCAAGACGCCGACCGGGCGATGGAATCGTTATGGACGACGCTTGAAGAGATGGAGATTAAACCGACTTTGCTTGAATATGTCTAAGAAATATACGTGAGAAACAACTTGTACACCATAAAAAAACACCTTTCATTGTCAGCTTGAGCAGTTCAAGCGACTTTTGAAAGGTGTTTTGTTTTACTTGCTTATTTAACAATAATTTTACGTTTTATGCTTGTCAGGTTCCCTGCTTTATCCGAGACACGATAAGTCAGGTAATAGGAACCTTTCTTTTTCGTATTGACGGTTCCACTGACTTTTATCTTCTTCGTCAAAGGGCCATCCAGGTTATCTGTCGCACGTACACCCGTCATCGGGTTAAACGACGATTTGTACTTGATTGATTTTGCTGTTGCCCCGGTGATGACCGGTTTTGTCAAATCTTTCACCACGACTTTACGAATGATGGTCGTTTTATTCCCCGCCCGATCACTTACACTGTACGTTAATTTGTATGTCCCGACTTTCTTGCTGTTGACACTGCCACTCACCTTGATTGATTTCGTTAACGTCCCGTCAACATTGTCTTTGGCTGATACGCCTTTTCGTACATCAAACTTTTGATTCAGAGCAACTGTCGTACTCTTCGCTCCACTGATTACTGGCTTGATTGTGTCTTTGACCGTAATGACACGGCTTACTTTCGTGACGTTACCCGCTTGATCCGTCACGGTATAGATCAACGTATAGCTGCCTGCCCGTTTCGAATCGACGGTTCCAGCAATCTTGATTCGACTCGTCAAGTTTCCGTCCGTTTCATCAGTAGCCGTCACGCGATCTGATGGGTTAAATGTTTGCCCTACGTCGATCGTTTTCTTCGTCGCACCAGAAATGATCGGTTTGATGACATCACTCACCCGCTGTTCGACTTGCTCACTCTGATTGTTCGAAGCGTCTGTTGCACTGACACGAATCACCGTACCTGCAGGAAGAACGGTCGTCGGGTGAGAGAAGCGTCCCGACTGATCGGCCGTCAATGCGACCGTTATCTTCCCGATGAGAAGTGTGACGTGCGCACCAGGCTCCACCTGCCCTGTAATCCGTGTTGATTGATTGGTCACTTGATCAATGACTGGTTTCGCGGGTGCCGTTACATCTTTCAACGTCACCTTTTGTAGCTTACTCTCGTTCCCGGATGCATCGGTCGCGACGACATACAAGGCGTTTCCTGACGGACGGGTGAAGGCGATCGTAAACTTCCCGTCTGCGCCGACTGTTCCTTTACCGAGTTGCTTGTCTTTTGACTCGCTTTCGTAAATCGTGATTGTCGCGCCTGCTTCTGACTCTCCTTTGAGCTGAAGGACGTCGTCCGTTGTCTCGAGTGGGAGTTTCAACATTGGCGGGACATGATCCTCTACCACGAAGCTATACTCCTCGTTGATTAGACCGTTGATTTCAAATTTAACAGCTAACCGTGTGCCGATTTTTTGTTGGTCCAGCTTTAATTCAAATTGTCCAGAAGCACCTATAACGGTTTTCGCGACACTTTTTCCCTCTTTTAAAACAGAAACACTCATTCCGTTAGCACCACGCCCTTTAAGCGTGCTCGATTCTTCTAAAAAAGAATCTACTTTATACGTATAGAATTGTTGCTTATTGATGTCCGACTGAATATCAAGTGCATCAATGGCGACATATCTAATAGTCATACCATTTTTAAGTGGAATGGCATCAGTAAACACTGGACTCCCTGATGTAGGTGTCGATCCATCTAATGTATAGTGAATTTTTGCACCTTTTGTCGCACTTAAGACGACCTGTTCTCCTTCAGTATAGATTCCACTCGATAACGAAGAGGTAACAACAGGCTTCGAGCGATCTAAAACGTTGTACGATTTAGCCCATGTATTTCCGAAAATGTCGCGGAACGAAAATTCCAACTGACGCTTTGTTCCAATTGGATAATCTTTGACACGGAATGTTCCATCGGAGTTAATATTTAATTTTTCACCTTCCAATGTCACATCGACTACAGGAACAGTAGCACCAGAAAACGTGATTTTCCCATCCGTTTCGACGATCGGGTCCTCATAAATTTTAAAAGGTACATTTTTATTGAGCGGGTTATTACTTGCCGTCATACTCGATACACTATTGCTGCCGCTCATGACGACTCCACCTTGATAAAGCGAACCTGAACCGTAGCTAAAACTATTAGCATAAATCGTCCCGGTGACACGGACGCCACCATAAATCCGCATCGCTCCAAGTACATACACGTTTCCATAGACAGTAGTTCCGTTTAACGTCGCAACAGCCTTTGGTCCGATATAAAGATCTCCAGAAATTGTTCTGTATGTTAAAGATGTATTTTCTGTATAGAATGTGTTAGCTAGTGGCTCGATTCGTTTAAATACCGTAAATGTATGGCTGCTTAATCCTTCAGTCACAATTGTTTTATTTCCGTTTAAGTCTTCCACTTCAACAGAACTAATCTTCCATTCACCAGCATCTAAGCCTTCAGTCAGTTGAAGAGATGTTTGGTATTCGTCTACCTCTGTCGAAGGAGAGAGTGTAACAATTTGTTCTTTCTGAGAAGAACTATGTCGATATGCCACCTTAACGCCTTTTACTTTCGTGTCATCCACTGCACTAACTTTTATTTCTAGGGGCTGTGCTTGGTCAAGAAACGATTGGCTGAGTGATATTGACTTGAATACAGGCGGTGTTTTATCGTCTAGATAATCTTCTAATATGAATTGAGTCTCTTCTGTGAAACGAACATCTCTACTATAAAAATCTTTGACATTACCTGCCTTATCATAGATGAACAGATACTTTGGTTTCCACGTTCCGGAGGGCATGTCTTCTTCCATCCGAATTTGCCCTCGGTATACATTCGCACCAGCGTCATACGTCATGGTTATTTTTTTCTCATTTCCAGTTTGAGGCGCCTCGTAAGAGAAATAAATCCACTTGATTCCACTTCCTTCGTCACTCGCCTTG from the Exiguobacterium oxidotolerans JCM 12280 genome contains:
- a CDS encoding AAA domain-containing protein; the protein is MSTTRSKAINLFQFMAAVKKLGLKTQRDTKTYTSILEETMMDYPNVKATSDDSGQTVVEVKFLPAFSVSRPALPSGLNDWTVQNGEDITPKASLPEELRQTWTTYELAVRDWKDKKRQHEKAQSLYDLMYRMYQFQSTDNDTHEIVWTFGMLHWPLHYIQRPLFARPAVIEFDTEKSVFRIETTPTPAKLELDMLHWDSVWMKAELSQYELDFKEDHAFDFNPWSTDEVQERSEQVLRLLHADHAYGQEADVYVMPSVRLYRRPKSNHGWVEEHEQLAQAIEEELPISPALEQFFTSNDEEIAALDQQDRPQWTAVGEEILFPLPYNEEQKRILQQLSNNAGVVVQGPPGTGKSHTISNLISHLLAHGKRVLVTSEKEHALTVLRDKLPAEIRELAVSVLGADSKTIKQTETSLHGISTYLNKTSAEELAQQSTTIRAHLESIRRDIAKTRRAMIDQAVLEHESLAIGGETKTPLEWAKWVSQSQAQTLVPTPILTETIPLSAPDIQELYALMQDQEALAELKVLGRRPARTAFSEPLRFEELAQEVATLRALEAEAAPVDWMRPASEETKVQTLDWLHQASTTYPTLESWTHTLYRHWLAHPSDAEDLERERAQFEQTLREIERLERTVSLHDFSLPTTDVDLFSLATELVPLFEANKVNGMFFKWTKRKNYTVILDEVTIDGKKVTQSADVALLLEHLTYTEELRKLERTFTHRFAHHAIEIPVVSLTTYRKALDVIRKLDTVLNHFKEVVRPLQAVYATATFSYEQDWLTAQTHALEVLFRLKRLDALDQQQQGWLATLENTEFTHPITARLTQAIRAWDASQYTEVYEELRRIETNEHRASRLQELSGLLEQAAPNWVTALRTNSAPTFHALELRDAWHLAYVKSRLDDLSDADERDQLYRLEQEEGQTVARLCATLAWKEQLKRMTPSKQEQLNSWATLIRKVGKGTGKHASRYRKEAAKQMMQAQDAIPVWIMPVNRVLESFKAASDLFDVIIFDESSQSTMDAISLLSRARKAIIVGDDRQISPTSFDNRDNVEEKRKTYFGDDPTMTLFDGTSSLYSLASVKFSTKVGLREHFRCVPEIIGFSNAHVYEGTIVPLRLPQRAERLNPAVKSHFVSDGYVDERTTDKINLPEARAIVAELKQMMQDPLYAERTFGVVSLLGNAQANQIERIATAEIGIETLMQHHVRFGDAYTFQGDERDVMLLSMVVAPNKRFMAMTKETDSQRFNVAASRARDQMILFHSVSLNDIGNSNCMRYKLLGYCQNPLGDQASLESIKHRFDSPFEEAVYRRLVARGYLVTPQVQVNGYRIDLVVEGEHNRLAVECDGERWHGPDAYEADMFRQKVLERAGWNFWRVRGRHFYQDADRAMESLWTTLEEMEIKPTLLEYV
- a CDS encoding immunoglobulin-like domain-containing protein yields the protein MMRKWISYLLLIVLVISIIPMGVVEGAADVTKPTLESLVLDKKTVKVGDVVNVSIKASDEGSGIKWIYFSYEAPQTGNEKKITMTYDAGANVYRGQIRMEEDMPSGTWKPKYLFIYDKAGNVKDFYSRDVRFTEETQFILEDYLDDKTPPVFKSISLSQSFLDQAQPLEIKVSAVDDTKVKGVKVAYRHSSSQKEQIVTLSPSTEVDEYQTSLQLTEGLDAGEWKISSVEVEDLNGNKTIVTEGLSSHTFTVFKRIEPLANTFYTENTSLTYRTISGDLYIGPKAVATLNGTTVYGNVYVLGAMRIYGGVRVTGTIYANSFSYGSGSLYQGGVVMSGSNSVSSMTASNNPLNKNVPFKIYEDPIVETDGKITFSGATVPVVDVTLEGEKLNINSDGTFRVKDYPIGTKRQLEFSFRDIFGNTWAKSYNVLDRSKPVVTSSLSSGIYTEGEQVVLSATKGAKIHYTLDGSTPTSGSPVFTDAIPLKNGMTIRYVAIDALDIQSDINKQQFYTYKVDSFLEESSTLKGRGANGMSVSVLKEGKSVAKTVIGASGQFELKLDQQKIGTRLAVKFEINGLINEEYSFVVEDHVPPMLKLPLETTDDVLQLKGESEAGATITIYESESKDKQLGKGTVGADGKFTIAFTRPSGNALYVVATDASGNESKLQKVTLKDVTAPAKPVIDQVTNQSTRITGQVEPGAHVTLLIGKITVALTADQSGRFSHPTTVLPAGTVIRVSATDASNNQSEQVEQRVSDVIKPIISGATKKTIDVGQTFNPSDRVTATDETDGNLTSRIKIAGTVDSKRAGSYTLIYTVTDQAGNVTKVSRVITVKDTIKPVISGAKSTTVALNQKFDVRKGVSAKDNVDGTLTKSIKVSGSVNSKKVGTYKLTYSVSDRAGNKTTIIRKVVVKDLTKPVITGATAKSIKYKSSFNPMTGVRATDNLDGPLTKKIKVSGTVNTKKKGSYYLTYRVSDKAGNLTSIKRKIIVK